The proteins below come from a single Melospiza melodia melodia isolate bMelMel2 chromosome 12, bMelMel2.pri, whole genome shotgun sequence genomic window:
- the LOC134423633 gene encoding guanylate cyclase soluble subunit beta-2-like: MHYYFFSCNIKLADESEIQRDGVLGQRLKNQYIFSMFIYLLLQYGFINTCLKSLVVEKYGEETWEKLRLQAGVQDSFLTFEVYKDEITMQLVDKACKVLGVPADIVLREFGKYFFEFCKRSGYDHMLRTLGGNLYEFIENLDALHSYLSLSYQEMNAPSFRVEKNEDGSMHLHYYSDRRGLCHIVPGIIGAAALDFFNIEISMKIVNQTEEEERTGKKEHIVFLVTQNPLFPCKERNEFSSSSQCLVDSEKQIENQLNKEDLEKAKNTNGDRGNSVCPVKKSHWKTLRGIITLGKGKLLRGFDPVYPKSLWIDTKTFCNGLPFHMVFDKELKVKQAGVSIQKIVPGLQTMGISLDQYFRIVHPEVPFTISSIQKFINSQFVFQTRREMMPESWRERPMLELRGQMMWMEPLQCMLYLCSPLLRSLHELEERQMHIADIAPHDVTRDLILLNQQRLAEMELSSQLERKKEELRILSKHLEEEKKKTEALLYAMLPQHVANQLKEGKRVEAGEFKECTILFSDVVTFTNICAQCEPIQIVLMLNSMYLRFDRLTTVHDVYKVETIGDAYMVVGGVPVPVPTHAERVANFALGMIMAAKGVQNPVSGNPIQIRVGIHTGPVLAGVVGEKMPRYCLFGDTVNIASRMESHGVPSKIHLSSSAYQCLKYKNFEITERGEIEVKGKGKMHTYFLIRNKSATENEIMGRPMKDLDSGHESVQSIPEGKIETIPSSHQPATQAQQKKDQTPAIAMKYVDGPTDAQNSLKRRNQMKAGDLTGKTCDSKSDGSLHGNQHADDGPRPPNQGRVRPAAEEPQNRNVRSNFCTLL, from the exons GCTACAGGCTGGAGTCCAGGATTCTTTCTTGACTTTTGAGGTTTACAAAGATGAGATCACAATGCAGCTTGTCGACAAAGCCTGCAAAGTATTAG gtgTCCCTGCTGACATTGTTCTGAGGGAGTTTGGAAAGTATTTCTTTGAATTCTGCAAGCGCTCGGGCTACGACCACATGCTGAGGACCCTGGGTGGAAATCTCTATGAGTTCATAGAGAACCTGGATGCACTGCACAGCTACCTGTCCCTTTCTTACCAG gAGATGAATGCACCATCTTTTAGAGTAGAAAAGAATGAagatgggtcaatgcatttacaTTATTATTCAGACAGAAGAGGTCTATGCCATATTGTGCCAG GAATCATCGGTGCAGCAGCCCTGGATTTTTTTAACATTGAGATTTCAATGAAAATAGTCAatcaaacagaagaagaagaaagaactgGGAAAAAGGAACATATTGTTTTTCTTGTCACTCAAAACCCTCTATTTCCATGCAAGGAAAGAAATGAATTTTCTTCCTCATCTCAATGTCTTGTTGACTCTGAAAAGCAAATTGAGAACCAACTGAATAAAGAG GACCTTGAAAAAGCCAAGAATACGAATGGAGACAGAGGAAACTCTGTTTGTCCTGTTAAGAAAAGTCACTGGAAAACATTGAGAGGAATAATCACATTAGGAAAAG GTAAGCTCCTGAGAGGATTTGATCCTGTTTATCCCAAGAGCCTCTGGATTGACACAAAAACATTTTGCAATGGACTTCCTTTTCATATGGTTTTTGACAAAGAG ctcaAAGTGAAGCAAGCTGGGGTGAGCATTCAAAAGATTGTACCTGGCCTTCAGACCATGGGCATCTCCTTGGATCAGTATTTCAGGATCGTTCACCCAGAAGTGCCCTTCACCATCTCCAGCATTCAGAAATTCATCAACAGCCAATTTGTGTTCCAGACTAGAAGAGAGATGATGCCTGAGTCATGGAGAGAGCGGCCAATGCTGGAGCTGAGAG ggcagatGATGTGGATGGAGCCCCTGCAGTGCATGCTGTACCTGTGCTCACCCCTGCTGCGCTCCCTGCACGAGCTGGAGGAGCGGCAGATGCACATCGCCGACATCGCGCCCCACGACGTCACCAGGGACCTGATCCTCCTCAACCAGCAGCGGCTGGCGGAGATGGAGCTCTCCAGCCAGCTggagaggaagaaggaggagCTGAGGATCCTCTCCaagcacctggaggaggagaagaagaagactgAAGCGCTGCTCTACGCCATGCTGCCCCAGCACGTGGCCAACCAGCTGAAAGAGGGCAAGAGAGTTGAGGCAG GAGAGTTCAAGGAGTGCACGATATTGTTCAGTGATGTGGTGACCTTTACCAACATCTGTGCCCAGTGTGAGCCTATTCAGATAGTTCTCATGTTAAATTCAATGTACCTGAGGTTTGACAGACTCACCACAGTGCATGATGTGTACAAG GTGGAGACGATTGGAGATGCCTACATGGTGGTGGGGGGAgtccctgtgcccgtgcccacgCACGCAGAGAGAGTTGCTAATTTTGCCTTGGGCATGATAATGGCAGCCAAAGGAGTGCAGAACCCAGTTTCTGGAAATCCTATCCAA ATTCGAGTTGGGATCCATACAGGTCCTGTCCTGGCGGGGGTGGTTGGAGAAAAGATGCCTCGTTACTGCCTGTTTGGAGACACGGTGAACATCGCCTCCCGCATGGAGAGCCACGGCGTGCCCAGCAAGATCCACCTGAGCTCCAGTGCCTACCA GTGCCTAAAATACAAGAATTTTGAGATTACTGAAAGAGGAGAAATAGAAGTAAAAGGCAAAGGGAAAATGCACACATACTTCCTCATTAGAAATAAATCTGCAACTGAGAATGAGATTATGGGAAGGCCAATGAAAGATTTAGATTCTGGCCATGAATCTGTTCAGTCCATTCCAGAAGGCAAGATTGAAACTATACCAAGTTCTCATCAGCCAG CTACTCAGGCTCAGCAAAAGAAGGACCAGACCCCAGCTATTGCAATGAAGTATGTTGATGGCCCCACAGATGCACAGAACAGCCTCAAGAGAAGGAATCAGATGAAAGCTGGAGATTTAACAG GCAAAACTTGTGATTCCAAAAGTGATGGGAGTCTCCATGGCAACCAGCATGCAGATGATGGTCCTCGTCCTCCAAACCAGGGAAGAGTCAGACCTGCTGCTGAAGAGCCACAGAATAGAAATGTTCGCTCCAATTTTTGCACTTTACTCTAA
- the CCDC195 gene encoding putative coiled-coil domain-containing protein 195, translating into MEGNPHLLQLVRKMRSQIRQLERENRALKGELRGCGHTALPAPRQGSGPGAEGPAASSASSASPSSLQGGAAAAAAPREHTDAAMTVRRYPSASPAPSSTRSPWAGRQPPSTPGLLQVPPAPPAAARPSREHEEGLGRSPASCVSCSPSSKAQLFQERVCKCQGKVKAVSFLLPKEMSSFAEKQGSPKSPQNQSTKHLMTITEKDM; encoded by the exons ATGGAGGGGAACCCGCACCTGCTGCAGCTCGTCCGCAAGATGCGCTCCCAAATCCGCCAGCTGGAGAGGGAGAACCGGGCCCTGAAGGGAGAGctgcggggctgcgggcacacgGCGCTGCCGGCACCGCGACAGGGGAGCGGCCCTGGTGCGGAGGGACCGGCggcatcctcagcatcctcagcatccccATCATCCCTGCAGGGCGGCGCCGCGGCCGCTGCAGCGCCCAGGGAGCACACAG ATGCTGCCATGACTGTGAGACGCTACCCCAGTGCCTCCCCAGCTCCTTCCAGCACCAGGTCCCCctgggctggcaggcagccccccagcacccctgggctcctgcaggtgccaccagcccctcctgctgcagcacgGCCCAGCAGGGAGCACGAGGAAGGGCTTGGAAGATCCCCAGCCAGCTgtgtctcctgcagcccctccagcAAGGCGCAGCTGTTCCAGGAGCGTGTCTGCAAGTGCCA gGGTAAAGTGAAGGCTGTGAGTTTCCTCTTACCAAAAGAGATGTCATCATTTGCTGAAAAGCAAGGATCTCCCAAAAGCCCACAAAATCAGAGCACGAAACATCTGATGACCATCACTGAAAAGGACATGTGA